A region from the Acidobacteriota bacterium genome encodes:
- a CDS encoding leucine--tRNA ligase — MCSQEKTEILNGAEQSPDREQRYDAQRIESKWHQRWQQQPELYRAEPATSARKKYYVLEMLPYPSGALHMGHVRNYSIGDALARYMWMKGHNVLHPMGWDAFGLPAENAALKNNAPPREWTLNNIANMKRQMKRLGFSYDWETEVTTCLPDYYRWNQWFFLKFYERGLAYRRKSKVNWCPECATVLANEQVVNGCCWRHEETPVEQRDLEQWFLRITSYADELLRDLDKLEGWPEKVRTMQRNWIGRSEGTQVDFKVAESGEKITVFTTRIDTIFGATSIQLAPEHPVVSKLIGGDPELLTKLDALVAEQRVLRDAGALGEAEKQGFFTGSYAINPFDDEKIPIWVANYILIEYGTGAIMSVPAHDERDYEFAKKYGIDVRIVILPRRHEEGEQKEPTLPYTAMDSLLINSGEFSGLGNEEAIQRMTLFAKEKGFGKKTVTYRLRDWGISRQRYWGTPIPILYCDGCGIVPVPEKDLPVVLPENVEITQQGGSPLARLPEFVNARCPKCKGGARRETDTMDTFVDSSWYFYRYTNANLTTAALDARAVEYWFPIDQYIGGVEHAILHLIYSRFWTKAMRGMGLVNNSEPVERLFTQGMVIRGGAKMSKSRGNTVSPDDMVSRYGADSTRVYSLFAAPPDRDLDWQENGVEGVSRFLAKVYRLVMRYADFSVKPSSAPASAARDLERKLHQTLRRVSTDFEGRWHFNTSIAAIMELVNAITAAERQIASGAISAKQVASTLRTLVLMLAPFAPYLASELWESLGEKSQLLRESWPKFNPELAREEQVEIPIQINGKNRSRIVVPAGLDDDEVRARSSADEKIRALLDGKEIVKMIVVPNKLVNIVAR; from the coding sequence ATGTGCAGCCAGGAGAAAACCGAAATATTGAATGGTGCTGAGCAGTCGCCAGACCGCGAACAGCGTTACGACGCACAGCGCATAGAATCGAAGTGGCATCAGCGCTGGCAACAGCAGCCTGAGCTCTATCGTGCGGAGCCCGCGACATCCGCTCGCAAGAAGTACTACGTCCTCGAGATGTTACCGTATCCTTCTGGCGCGCTGCATATGGGACACGTGCGCAATTACTCCATCGGCGACGCGCTCGCGCGCTACATGTGGATGAAAGGCCACAACGTACTTCATCCAATGGGGTGGGACGCCTTCGGCTTGCCCGCTGAGAATGCTGCGCTCAAGAACAACGCCCCTCCGCGTGAATGGACGCTGAATAACATCGCCAATATGAAGCGGCAGATGAAGCGGCTCGGCTTCTCCTATGATTGGGAGACCGAGGTTACGACGTGTCTGCCCGACTACTACCGCTGGAATCAGTGGTTCTTCTTGAAGTTCTACGAGCGCGGATTGGCGTACCGCCGCAAGAGCAAGGTGAACTGGTGTCCGGAGTGCGCGACCGTTCTGGCAAACGAGCAGGTCGTGAACGGCTGCTGCTGGCGACACGAAGAAACTCCCGTAGAGCAGCGTGATCTGGAGCAATGGTTCTTGCGTATCACCAGCTACGCGGATGAATTGCTTCGCGACTTGGACAAACTCGAAGGCTGGCCGGAGAAAGTGCGCACTATGCAGCGCAACTGGATCGGCCGCAGCGAGGGAACGCAGGTTGACTTCAAGGTCGCCGAGTCTGGCGAGAAGATCACGGTTTTCACCACTCGTATCGACACGATCTTTGGAGCAACTTCGATCCAGCTCGCTCCCGAGCATCCGGTTGTTTCGAAGTTGATTGGTGGCGATCCTGAACTGCTCACAAAGTTGGACGCACTCGTAGCTGAACAGCGCGTCCTTCGCGACGCTGGTGCGCTCGGTGAAGCGGAGAAGCAGGGCTTCTTTACGGGCAGCTATGCCATCAATCCGTTCGATGACGAGAAAATTCCCATTTGGGTAGCGAACTACATCCTGATCGAGTACGGCACTGGCGCCATCATGTCGGTCCCAGCGCACGACGAGCGTGACTACGAATTCGCCAAGAAGTACGGCATCGATGTCCGAATCGTGATCTTGCCACGCCGTCACGAGGAGGGTGAGCAGAAAGAACCTACGTTGCCGTATACAGCGATGGACAGCCTGCTCATCAATTCCGGTGAGTTCAGCGGGCTGGGCAACGAAGAAGCCATTCAGCGAATGACGCTCTTCGCGAAGGAGAAGGGATTCGGGAAGAAAACCGTGACCTATCGCTTACGCGATTGGGGCATCTCCCGACAGCGCTACTGGGGGACGCCGATCCCAATCCTGTATTGCGACGGCTGCGGTATAGTTCCGGTTCCCGAAAAAGATCTTCCTGTCGTGCTGCCGGAGAACGTGGAGATCACACAGCAGGGTGGTTCGCCTCTCGCGCGGCTGCCAGAGTTCGTGAACGCGAGATGTCCGAAGTGCAAGGGCGGCGCTCGACGCGAGACCGATACCATGGACACCTTTGTTGATTCCTCCTGGTACTTCTATCGTTACACGAATGCCAACCTCACAACTGCGGCCCTCGATGCAAGAGCTGTCGAATACTGGTTTCCCATCGACCAGTACATTGGTGGTGTAGAGCACGCAATCCTGCACCTCATCTACTCCCGCTTCTGGACTAAAGCCATGCGCGGCATGGGTTTGGTTAATAATTCTGAACCTGTGGAGCGGTTGTTCACTCAGGGTATGGTGATCAGGGGCGGCGCCAAGATGTCTAAGAGTCGGGGTAATACAGTATCCCCCGACGACATGGTGTCCCGATATGGCGCAGACAGCACGCGTGTATATTCGCTCTTTGCTGCTCCACCAGACCGGGATCTCGACTGGCAAGAGAATGGCGTTGAGGGCGTCAGCCGCTTCCTGGCAAAGGTCTATCGGCTGGTGATGAGATACGCTGATTTCTCAGTCAAACCGTCCTCCGCCCCGGCATCAGCTGCGCGCGACCTCGAACGAAAGTTGCACCAGACGCTCCGCAGAGTGTCGACCGACTTTGAAGGACGCTGGCATTTCAACACCTCGATTGCCGCGATAATGGAATTGGTGAATGCGATCACGGCCGCTGAAAGGCAAATTGCGTCCGGAGCGATTTCAGCAAAGCAAGTGGCGTCGACACTTCGGACGTTAGTGCTTATGCTGGCGCCGTTCGCGCCTTACTTGGCGTCAGAGTTATGGGAATCGCTCGGTGAAAAATCGCAGTTGCTCCGGGAATCCTGGCCCAAGTTCAATCCCGAATTGGCACGAGAAGAGCAGGTCGAGATTCCAATCCAGATCAATGGCAAGAATCGCTCACGGATTGTGGTTCCCGCCGGACTTGACGATGATGAAGTCCGTGCTCGATCCTCCGCCGACGAGAAGATTCGCGCGTTGCTGGACGGCAAAGAGATCGTCAAGATGATCGTTGTGCCCAATAAACTTGTGAACATCGTGGCTCGTTGA
- a CDS encoding DNA-binding protein, producing MPEAITLERARRDKEQGKSPSTQAGEFVREEMDHIREGKHGARSTKQAIAIGLSKARRAGIQLGAPKIGKASSRTRKQAQRDLAKGHRRSRTVSTRRSQATEKALKREPRSAASRSALSKQAKQAATRRSSTSRSQAAKKAARTKGPAVRRRAAQKAAETRQRRAA from the coding sequence ATGCCAGAAGCTATCACCCTTGAACGCGCGAGGAGAGACAAAGAACAAGGCAAATCGCCGAGCACGCAGGCGGGAGAGTTTGTACGCGAAGAAATGGATCATATCCGGGAAGGCAAGCACGGCGCGAGGAGCACAAAACAAGCGATCGCGATTGGCTTGTCGAAGGCACGCAGAGCTGGGATTCAGCTAGGTGCTCCGAAAATCGGCAAGGCCTCAAGTCGCACCCGCAAACAAGCGCAGCGAGATCTCGCGAAAGGCCATCGGCGATCCCGGACTGTTTCGACGCGCCGCTCGCAAGCAACTGAAAAGGCTCTGAAGCGCGAGCCGCGTTCGGCTGCATCGAGGAGCGCACTATCGAAACAAGCTAAGCAAGCGGCAACAAGGCGCAGCAGCACATCGCGCAGCCAAGCTGCAAAGAAGGCGGCTCGCACCAAGGGTCCCGCCGTGCGCAGGCGCGCGGCGCAAAAGGCTGCGGAGACGAGGCAGCGTCGGGCGGCATAA
- a CDS encoding peptidase C45 — protein MRLRHLACIFTASLIVILSSAAFPKANSADSRLRKSYRFERGGWIYVHLEGSPSNIGYQHGYLLASEIEDAVQSVRLLDRHNTQRDWEFFRNTAREVLWPHIEDEYRQELQGIVDGVRAKGSKLDVWDIVALNAFEEVPDYYVPTLDKKQAVLNAPQLLPPGNCSAFVATGSYTKDGKIVIAHNNWTSYLTGARWVVMFDIVPQRGNSILMDGFPGVITSDDDFGVNSAGIMITETTITQFHGFDPKGIPEFVRSRKGMQYANSIDDYVRIMKEGNNGGYANDWLIGDRKTNEIAYLELGLKHTPLWRTKDGYFVSSNFARDPDVIKDETDFNPNDMSTTPNARRVRWEELMKQSQGKIDVALAEQFLSDHFDSYQNKEETNERALCGHSDTSPRGIKVWGWEPYYPGGAVQGKATDSDMASKMQLTARAGHPCGADFHAKEFLAQHPEFGWQAPLLRDMKAGPWTDFKAGDRANAQHAAAPNKGVKVKLKPVTQPKVLSADRKDIGE, from the coding sequence GTGAGACTTCGACACCTCGCGTGCATATTCACGGCCTCTCTGATCGTGATCCTCTCGTCCGCTGCGTTTCCAAAAGCCAATTCAGCCGACTCTCGCCTGAGAAAGTCTTATCGCTTCGAACGCGGCGGATGGATTTACGTTCATCTCGAAGGTTCGCCGAGCAACATCGGTTATCAGCACGGATATCTGCTTGCGTCCGAGATTGAGGATGCGGTCCAGTCTGTCCGCTTACTCGACAGACACAATACGCAGCGTGATTGGGAGTTCTTCCGCAATACGGCTCGCGAGGTTCTTTGGCCTCATATCGAAGATGAGTATCGCCAGGAGCTACAGGGCATCGTCGACGGCGTCAGAGCAAAGGGGAGCAAATTAGATGTTTGGGACATTGTTGCCCTCAATGCCTTTGAAGAAGTACCGGATTACTACGTGCCCACGCTAGATAAAAAGCAAGCTGTGCTGAATGCGCCGCAACTGCTTCCACCCGGTAACTGCAGTGCCTTCGTCGCGACCGGCAGTTACACGAAAGACGGCAAAATCGTAATTGCGCACAACAATTGGACAAGCTATTTGACTGGGGCACGCTGGGTAGTGATGTTCGATATCGTCCCGCAACGTGGAAATAGCATCCTTATGGATGGCTTTCCCGGCGTCATTACTTCAGACGACGATTTCGGTGTGAATTCCGCGGGCATCATGATCACCGAAACGACAATTACGCAGTTTCATGGCTTTGACCCAAAGGGTATTCCGGAGTTTGTTCGTTCTCGCAAGGGGATGCAGTACGCAAATTCCATCGATGACTATGTCCGGATCATGAAGGAAGGCAACAACGGCGGCTACGCAAATGATTGGCTGATTGGAGATCGCAAAACGAACGAGATCGCGTACCTCGAATTGGGCCTGAAGCATACGCCTCTCTGGCGCACAAAAGACGGGTATTTCGTGAGCTCGAATTTCGCCCGAGATCCTGACGTCATCAAAGACGAAACCGACTTCAATCCAAACGATATGAGCACTACTCCAAATGCGCGTCGCGTCCGCTGGGAAGAGCTCATGAAACAGAGCCAGGGAAAGATCGATGTCGCCTTGGCTGAGCAATTCTTATCAGATCACTTTGACTCTTATCAGAATAAAGAAGAAACGAATGAACGTGCCCTCTGCGGTCACAGCGATACCAGTCCCCGGGGAATAAAAGTTTGGGGGTGGGAACCGTACTATCCCGGAGGCGCGGTGCAAGGCAAAGCTACCGATAGTGATATGGCAAGCAAGATGCAACTCACAGCTCGTGCTGGACATCCCTGCGGCGCAGATTTTCACGCGAAAGAATTCCTCGCTCAACATCCCGAGTTTGGCTGGCAGGCCCCACTATTGCGCGACATGAAGGCCGGCCCATGGACTGACTTCAAGGCTGGTGATCGCGCGAATGCACAGCATGCAGCCGCCCCGAACAAGGGCGTGAAAGTGAAGCTAAAGCCTGTTACACAACCAAAAGTGCTCTCGGCAGATCGAAAGGACATTGGCGAATAA
- a CDS encoding biotin transporter BioY, translated as MAQALAGQTNQVESFAKVRAIDAALVIGGSLLMAACGHISIPLWFTPVPITLQTFGLMFLALTLGAWRSAAALLLYLVEGASGLPVFSPHGPGGLLQLFGPTGGYLISYPFAALVAGLIADKLSLRSRVVAFSLGAVACSIVVFTAGAFWLAVVSHKPASTVLALAVVPFLPGEVLKSVAAVGAAIGVTARGKAPA; from the coding sequence ATGGCTCAGGCACTTGCAGGCCAGACAAATCAAGTTGAAAGCTTTGCAAAGGTTAGGGCCATCGATGCCGCGCTGGTGATCGGCGGCAGCCTGCTCATGGCCGCTTGTGGCCACATTTCCATTCCGCTGTGGTTCACGCCTGTCCCGATCACGCTTCAGACCTTTGGTTTAATGTTTCTAGCCCTGACCTTGGGAGCATGGCGATCTGCGGCGGCATTGCTTCTCTATCTTGTCGAGGGGGCCTCGGGCCTGCCGGTCTTCAGTCCGCATGGACCAGGTGGACTATTGCAGCTGTTTGGCCCCACCGGCGGTTATCTGATCTCATATCCGTTTGCGGCCCTTGTGGCTGGCCTGATTGCGGACAAGCTTTCGCTCCGCTCACGGGTGGTTGCTTTCTCCCTTGGCGCAGTTGCTTGCAGCATTGTTGTCTTCACCGCCGGCGCTTTCTGGCTCGCTGTGGTATCCCATAAACCAGCTTCGACGGTTCTGGCACTTGCAGTCGTACCCTTCTTGCCTGGTGAAGTGCTCAAGAGCGTCGCAGCCGTTGGAGCCGCGATCGGCGTTACGGCACGTGGAAAAGCGCCCGCTTAG
- a CDS encoding pili assembly chaperone, with amino-acid sequence MRRQKGFSLIELLIVVAIILIIAAIAIPNLLRAKMAANEASAVSSLHTIFTAESAYFAAGWSNPGALGFSTVLQDLGDSKGCTPPKLDSACQIDNILANATTPGTAKSGYYFTYVPIPNGQLNVGFSVQADPAARAQTGNRSFFTDQSGVIRANTSQSAGSNDAPIQ; translated from the coding sequence ATGCGAAGGCAAAAGGGATTCTCGTTAATTGAGTTGCTGATCGTTGTCGCCATCATTCTCATCATCGCGGCGATTGCGATTCCTAATCTGCTGCGCGCGAAAATGGCAGCTAATGAAGCGTCAGCCGTATCCAGCCTACACACGATTTTCACGGCCGAATCCGCCTATTTTGCAGCAGGATGGAGCAATCCGGGAGCCCTTGGTTTCTCCACTGTCTTGCAGGATCTGGGTGATTCGAAAGGTTGCACCCCGCCTAAACTTGACAGCGCCTGTCAGATTGACAACATCTTGGCGAATGCCACGACGCCGGGAACTGCAAAGTCTGGATACTACTTTACTTATGTGCCAATCCCCAATGGACAATTGAACGTTGGTTTTTCAGTACAGGCGGATCCTGCAGCTCGTGCCCAGACTGGTAATCGCAGTTTCTTCACCGACCAAAGCGGCGTAATCCGCGCTAATACATCGCAGTCTGCTGGCTCGAATGACGCTCCAATCCAGTAA
- a CDS encoding putative sulfate exporter family transporter produces the protein MALIGSGYSASPSLALALGLALAFILGNPFPAFTSRWSKWLLQISVVGLGFGMSLADIMRAGRSGFLYTLLGISFAIACGLLLGRGLAVQRIPSALISIGTAICGGSAIAAVAPVLDADEHDVAVSLGTVFILNAIALFLFPPIGHCFRLSETQFGIWSALAIHDTSSVVGAAARYGNLALAVAATVKLTRALWIVPVTLVVAALKNHKTYVQVPWFILMFVVASVARSYSPPSFIPGYAMLLSAAKVGLAVTLFLIGSGLSRKAIAEVGIRPLIQGVLLWAIVAIGSIWLVRSGLI, from the coding sequence ATCGCTCTCATTGGCTCGGGCTACTCAGCTTCTCCTTCTCTCGCACTCGCTTTAGGGTTAGCCCTGGCGTTCATATTAGGGAATCCCTTTCCTGCATTCACGTCCCGCTGGTCGAAGTGGTTGCTCCAGATTTCGGTTGTGGGACTCGGTTTCGGCATGAGTCTCGCCGACATCATGCGTGCCGGACGCTCAGGATTCCTTTATACGCTCTTGGGAATCAGCTTTGCCATCGCATGTGGTTTGCTTCTCGGACGCGGGCTGGCGGTGCAACGGATACCTTCCGCGTTGATCTCTATAGGCACGGCCATTTGTGGAGGAAGTGCGATTGCAGCCGTGGCACCAGTCTTAGACGCTGATGAGCACGACGTGGCGGTGTCGCTGGGCACAGTTTTCATCTTGAATGCGATTGCTCTCTTCCTGTTTCCTCCAATCGGACACTGCTTCAGGCTTTCGGAAACTCAGTTTGGGATTTGGTCAGCGCTGGCGATTCACGACACAAGTTCTGTCGTCGGAGCTGCAGCGCGTTACGGAAATCTTGCACTCGCAGTGGCTGCTACAGTGAAACTGACGCGCGCCCTTTGGATCGTCCCAGTAACGCTCGTAGTCGCTGCGCTTAAGAACCACAAAACATATGTGCAAGTGCCCTGGTTCATTCTCATGTTTGTCGTGGCGTCGGTTGCGAGGAGTTATTCTCCGCCATCCTTTATTCCTGGCTATGCAATGTTACTAAGTGCCGCGAAAGTCGGGCTTGCAGTGACTTTGTTTCTCATTGGGAGTGGATTGTCACGCAAGGCGATCGCCGAAGTCGGAATACGTCCCTTGATACAGGGAGTTCTCTTATGGGCAATCGTTGCCATAGGGTCGATCTGGCTCGTACGATCAGGGTTGATTTGA
- the aroF gene encoding 3-deoxy-7-phosphoheptulonate synthase gives MAEGATEAEIQHVIDNVVLCGYQPHVIRGTERTIVAAVGSGGNRTLLEALKIAPGVEDAIPIAHPFKLVSRQVRGEPSVLEVGGVKIGGEEVVVIAGPCSVESREQLLDTAVAVKEAGASMLRGGAYKPRTSPYDFQGLGVEALKILSEARKLTGLPIVTEVMSTEDVDLISEHADMLQVGARNMQNFALLRRLAKVDRPILLKRGPSATVKEWLLAAEYLLSGGNSQVILCERGIKTFETELRNTIDLAAIALAKELSHLPVIADPSHGTGRRSLISAVSRAAIAVGADGLIVEVHPCPERALSDGPQSLDLTGFAAMIRSLSEPLRRVAPLQMKVSA, from the coding sequence ATGGCAGAAGGCGCGACCGAGGCTGAAATTCAGCACGTCATCGATAACGTGGTTCTTTGTGGCTATCAACCTCACGTAATTCGCGGAACTGAGCGAACCATCGTTGCAGCGGTCGGCAGCGGCGGAAATCGAACACTGCTTGAGGCGCTCAAGATCGCACCTGGCGTCGAGGACGCCATCCCTATTGCACATCCATTCAAGTTGGTTAGCCGGCAAGTTCGAGGCGAACCGAGCGTGTTGGAAGTCGGCGGCGTAAAGATCGGTGGAGAAGAGGTAGTCGTAATTGCTGGACCCTGCTCCGTTGAGTCGCGAGAGCAACTGCTCGACACGGCAGTTGCAGTGAAGGAAGCTGGAGCCAGCATGCTTCGCGGAGGAGCCTACAAACCTCGCACGTCTCCGTATGACTTCCAAGGTTTAGGAGTCGAAGCATTAAAAATCCTCTCCGAAGCTCGTAAGCTGACTGGACTGCCTATCGTCACGGAAGTGATGAGCACCGAGGACGTTGATCTCATTTCGGAACACGCGGATATGCTTCAGGTTGGCGCGCGCAACATGCAGAACTTTGCGCTGCTACGGCGACTCGCGAAAGTCGATCGCCCTATCTTGCTGAAGCGTGGACCATCGGCGACGGTTAAGGAATGGCTTTTGGCCGCGGAGTACCTGCTCTCCGGAGGAAACTCTCAGGTTATTCTCTGTGAACGTGGAATCAAGACCTTCGAAACGGAACTGCGAAACACAATCGATCTTGCTGCAATCGCCTTGGCAAAGGAACTCTCGCACTTGCCCGTCATCGCCGATCCGTCGCATGGGACTGGAAGACGAAGTCTGATTAGCGCTGTATCACGGGCTGCAATTGCGGTTGGTGCCGATGGCCTGATCGTTGAGGTTCATCCTTGCCCCGAGCGAGCGCTGTCGGATGGCCCACAGTCCCTCGATTTGACCGGCTTTGCCGCGATGATCCGCTCCTTATCAGAGCCGCTGCGGAGGGTGGCTCCATTGCAGATGAAGGTTTCGGCGTGA
- a CDS encoding deoxyribonuclease IV: MPTKWEQESKDILKRPAPAVPAKLTSRRIGIHTSTSGGVETAAERAYRLGCNTFQIFSSSPRMWKPYELAKSQCDEMMRLREKYGIAPLVIHTSYLVNLASVTEEFLNKSIESFRGEVQRGLALGAQYLVLHAGSYRGLRREEGLARAAESIKKATNGLDLEGCGFKVLIENSAGAEYSLGSSFEQVTELIERLRPVLPVAACMDTCHMHAAGYDIVTPEGFEYTMKYIENTIGLKNIPVWHCNDAKSARASRLDRHEHIGKGKIGLDPFRRLLNDSRTAQAAFIAETPIDEPGDDQRNVDALKSLVAG, encoded by the coding sequence ATGCCGACAAAGTGGGAGCAGGAATCCAAGGACATCCTGAAGCGACCAGCTCCCGCAGTACCTGCAAAGCTGACTTCCCGGCGAATTGGCATCCATACTTCCACATCCGGCGGCGTGGAAACCGCTGCAGAACGTGCATATCGTCTAGGCTGCAATACATTCCAGATATTTTCATCGTCGCCGCGAATGTGGAAGCCGTATGAACTCGCGAAATCCCAATGCGACGAAATGATGCGGCTGCGGGAAAAGTACGGAATCGCGCCGCTTGTGATTCACACCAGCTATCTCGTGAACCTGGCAAGCGTCACGGAAGAGTTCCTGAACAAGTCCATCGAAAGTTTTCGAGGAGAAGTACAACGAGGTCTCGCCTTGGGCGCTCAGTATCTTGTGCTCCATGCCGGGTCTTATCGGGGTCTCCGTAGAGAGGAGGGACTTGCACGAGCGGCAGAATCGATCAAGAAGGCAACTAACGGTCTCGATCTTGAGGGTTGCGGCTTCAAGGTCCTGATTGAGAATTCGGCGGGGGCAGAGTATTCGTTGGGTAGCTCCTTCGAGCAGGTGACGGAGCTGATAGAACGCCTGCGACCGGTTTTGCCCGTAGCCGCCTGTATGGATACGTGTCACATGCACGCGGCCGGTTACGACATAGTCACGCCCGAGGGTTTCGAGTACACGATGAAATACATTGAGAACACCATCGGCCTGAAGAACATTCCTGTTTGGCATTGCAACGATGCCAAATCGGCACGAGCTTCGCGCCTCGACCGTCATGAGCACATCGGGAAGGGAAAGATTGGGTTGGATCCATTTCGGCGACTGCTAAACGATTCGCGAACGGCACAGGCAGCCTTCATTGCCGAGACTCCAATCGACGAACCAGGCGACGACCAAAGAAATGTCGATGCCTTGAAGAGTTTGGTGGCTGGCTGA
- a CDS encoding ABC transporter substrate-binding protein has product MSSSVSSISSSSLSVQPREISVAHSPDSDDAFMFYALATNKVRVPGLKFMHTLSDIETLNCKAREAFYDLTAISFHAYPYLQEGYALLPSGGSVGEGYGPLIVSNRDYTVEEIRMKKVAVPGKLTTAYLVLKLFAPEIQTEVVPFDQIIPQILDGRYDAGLIIHEGQLTYGKSGLKRIVDFGKWWREETGLPLPLGGNAIKRELGPELMHEISVALKESIQYGLDHRDEALEYAMQFARDLDRQVASRFVSMYVNERTLDYGQEGRQAITRLLEMGYDRGIIPHRPSVDFID; this is encoded by the coding sequence ATGTCCAGTTCGGTTTCGTCTATCTCCTCTAGTTCGCTGTCAGTTCAGCCGCGTGAGATTTCTGTAGCCCATAGCCCGGACTCGGACGACGCTTTCATGTTCTACGCGCTCGCGACCAACAAGGTTCGGGTTCCCGGTTTGAAGTTCATGCATACGCTCTCAGACATTGAGACCCTGAATTGCAAGGCTCGTGAGGCCTTTTACGATCTGACCGCTATCTCCTTTCACGCCTATCCATACCTGCAGGAGGGGTACGCCCTGTTGCCCAGCGGTGGAAGCGTAGGCGAAGGCTATGGTCCGTTGATCGTCTCGAATCGGGATTACACAGTCGAGGAAATCAGGATGAAAAAGGTCGCCGTACCGGGAAAGCTAACCACCGCTTATCTGGTGTTGAAGCTCTTTGCGCCGGAGATTCAGACCGAGGTGGTTCCCTTCGATCAAATCATTCCTCAAATTCTGGATGGACGCTACGATGCTGGCTTGATTATCCATGAAGGCCAGCTCACCTATGGCAAGTCTGGACTGAAGCGCATCGTGGACTTCGGAAAATGGTGGCGTGAGGAAACAGGGCTTCCACTTCCACTTGGAGGAAACGCGATCAAGCGTGAGCTTGGGCCGGAGCTCATGCATGAAATTTCTGTCGCGCTGAAAGAGAGTATCCAATACGGACTCGATCACCGCGACGAAGCTCTGGAATATGCCATGCAATTCGCCCGTGACCTTGACCGACAGGTCGCCAGCAGATTTGTCAGCATGTACGTAAACGAGCGCACTCTGGACTACGGTCAGGAAGGGCGGCAAGCAATCACACGACTGCTGGAAATGGGATACGACCGTGGAATCATTCCACACCGTCCGAGTGTCGATTTCATCGATTAG
- the aroF gene encoding 3-deoxy-7-phosphoheptulonate synthase, whose protein sequence is MLVVMQSHATEEQVRDVCRKVETLGLRAHPIPGAQRTAIGITGNQGSVESGSLEEMPGVGEVIRVSKPYKLVSRDLKPDTTVVRFPNSHVTIGGKDIVVMAGPCSIESGEQALTVAEQVANAGAHFLRGGAYKPRTSPYSFQGLGEEGLKIMAEARDRFGLLIVTEAVDNESLDLVEEYADMIQIGARNMQNFSLLKRAGRARKPVLLKRGMSATLEELLMAAEYVMSEGNYNVVLCERGVRTFADHTRNTLDLSLIPAVQRLSHLPILVDPSHGTGKRNKVLPMARAAVAVGADGLIVEVHHDPDHALSDGPQSIVPEQFATLMSEVTQIAAVLRRGVTAPVYPSAAWTGQGSSRRAIAR, encoded by the coding sequence ATGTTGGTTGTGATGCAGTCTCATGCCACTGAAGAGCAAGTGCGCGACGTTTGTCGAAAAGTCGAGACTCTGGGACTGCGCGCGCATCCCATTCCCGGTGCGCAGCGGACTGCGATAGGCATCACTGGTAATCAAGGCTCTGTTGAGTCCGGAAGCTTGGAGGAAATGCCAGGCGTTGGTGAGGTCATTCGTGTCAGCAAGCCCTACAAACTCGTCAGTCGTGATCTGAAGCCGGACACTACGGTTGTTCGCTTCCCCAACAGTCACGTAACCATTGGCGGCAAGGACATCGTCGTAATGGCAGGTCCGTGTTCCATCGAATCTGGCGAGCAGGCGCTCACTGTTGCCGAACAAGTTGCAAATGCAGGAGCACATTTTCTACGTGGCGGCGCCTACAAACCTCGCACTTCCCCATACTCATTCCAAGGATTGGGAGAAGAGGGATTAAAGATCATGGCGGAAGCGCGTGATCGCTTTGGTCTGCTCATCGTTACTGAGGCTGTCGATAACGAATCACTGGACCTCGTAGAAGAATATGCCGATATGATCCAAATCGGTGCGCGCAACATGCAGAACTTCTCACTTCTTAAGCGTGCAGGTCGCGCTCGCAAGCCGGTACTGCTCAAGCGAGGCATGTCTGCCACGCTGGAAGAGTTGCTCATGGCTGCCGAGTACGTGATGAGCGAAGGCAACTATAACGTTGTGCTTTGTGAGCGAGGGGTCAGAACCTTTGCCGATCACACGCGAAACACGCTCGATCTCAGCCTTATACCTGCCGTGCAACGGCTCAGTCATTTGCCGATTCTTGTCGATCCAAGTCACGGAACGGGCAAGCGGAACAAAGTGCTTCCCATGGCGCGGGCCGCTGTGGCTGTTGGCGCCGACGGATTGATTGTCGAAGTGCATCACGATCCCGACCATGCGCTCAGCGACGGACCACAATCGATCGTGCCTGAGCAATTTGCCACTTTGATGTCAGAAGTCACTCAAATTGCCGCGGTGCTGCGGCGCGGCGTGACCGCTCCGGTATACCCATCTGCGGCATGGACGGGACAAGGTTCCTCGCGTCGCGCTATTGCGCGATAG